In Cololabis saira isolate AMF1-May2022 chromosome 4, fColSai1.1, whole genome shotgun sequence, one DNA window encodes the following:
- the slc19a3b gene encoding solute carrier family 19 member 3b isoform X3 — protein MSCFATLKSSGWVYPTTVLSLYGFFANCRVAEPFLTPYLIGPNKNISGDVVTNYLFPIWTYSYLAFLFPVFLLTDFLRYKPIIVVQGLFLVTNYILLCFAPGLPAMTFLQVNYAVVTSTEVAYFSYIYSVIPIENYQRATGYLRSAMLAGYTFGASLGQILVSLAGLDYFYINTITLGIVSIAFLISFWLPVPKRSMFFKREKALGVEAQKGGAHKDNSSEESVMDKDEAAPEEDKMERDDSVGCCSRKNLASAVRLLWKSFKESYSSRHLIYWSLWWALATAGYVQVFNYVQLMWDHIEPSATSSIYNGGVEAACSVVGAAAAFSVGYINVAWAVWGELALGLFSAVGAGAVFLMAFTSNIWACYAAYVIFKSCYMFLITITT, from the exons atgagcTGCTTTGCCACGCTGAAATCATCTGGATGGGTTTATCCCACCACCGTCCTGTCACTCTATGGCTTTTTTGCCAACTGCAGAGTAGCAGAGCCCTTCTTGACACCATACTTAATTGGACCGAACAAGAACATCTCTGGAGATGTG GTTACAAATTACCTTTTTCCTATCTGGACATATTCCTACCTGGCCTTCCTATTCCCTGTTTTCCTCTTGACTGACTTCCTCAGATACAAACCTATTATTGTGGTACAGGGGCTTTTTCTTGTCACCAATTATATCCTACTCTGCTTTGCCCCAGGTCTCCCTGCAATGACTTTCCTCCAG GTCAACTATGCAGTTGTGACCTCCACAGAGGTGGCCTATTTCTCATATATTTACAGCGTGATTCCAATTGAAAACTACCAAAGAGCTACTGGTTACCTGCGCAGCGCCATGCTGGCTGGATACACATTTGGTGCCAGCCTGGGCCAGATACTTGTTTCTCTTGCAG GACTGGACTACTTCTACATCAATACTATAACCCTGGGGATTGTGAGCATAGCTTTTCTCATCTCTTTCTGGTTGCCTGTGCCCAAAAGAAGTATGTTCTTCAAAAGAGAAAAGGCTTTGGGCGTGGAGGCCCAGAAGGGGGGAGCACACAAAGACAACAGCTCAGAGGAGTCAGTGATGGATAAGGATGAAGCAGCCCCAGAGGAGGACAAGATGGAGCGTGATGACAGTGTCGGCTGCTGCAGCAGGAAAAACTTGGCCTCTGCTGTCCGTCTGCTTTGGAAGAGCTTTAAAGAGTCCTACTCTTCCAG GCATTTAATCTACTGGTCCTTGTGGTGGGCTCTGGCAACAGCCGGCTACGTGCAGGTCTTTAACTACGTCCAGCTCATGTGGGACCACATAGAGCCATCGGCCACATCATCGATCTACAATGGAGGAGTCGAGGCTGCATGCTCTGTTGTCG GTGCTGCAGCAGCCTTCTCAGTGGGCTACATTAATGTGGCCTGGGCTGTGTGGGGAGAGCTGGCTTTAGGGCTGTTCTCGGCTGTCGGGGCAGGTGCTGTGTTTCTGATGGCTTTCACCAGCAATATCTGGGCATGCTATGCTGCATATGTGATATTCAAATCGTGCTACATGTTTCTCATCACCATCACAACGTAA
- the slc19a3a gene encoding thiamine transporter 2 has protein sequence METVKRWRSSWRYPTTLLCIYGFFSTVKPLEPFLIPFLTGPDKNLTTEQVNNQIFPVWTYSYLSVLVPVFLLTDWLRYKPVLVFQSVALLVTTALLKWTGSVPAMQIMQFFYGVVTASEVAYYSYIYSVIDLKRYRKATSYSRSVQLLGYTTGSVLGQLLVSFNLMSYNNTLVFTLVLTGMALFTSFFLPMPRHSMFFHQKHSGQTSAMEGKQGHTVGSADAAEGSGTTLNEIRKETETGETADEAERESNVARRDGREGTNTCSQVILQLWRDFRQCYTSRQLLYWSLWWAMATCGYNQVVNYVQVLWEHVQPSQNFSVYNGGVEAASNLLSAATAYGIGFTEVRWEHWGELALGGFSGLGAASLFLMTFTNNIWACYSGYTVFKCLYMLLITIAMYQIAADLSMERYALVFGVNNFGALALQTIITSVVVDSGGLGLSIIPQFIIYSSYFSAISVIFSIRGLFNIWKTQRSRPERQSDKKDSPVSEEHKF, from the exons ATGGAGACGGTGAAGAGGTGGAGGTCCAGCTGGAGGTATCCCACCACTCTGCTGTGCATCTATGGATTCTTTAGCACAGTTAAACCGCTGGAGCCGTTCCTCATACCATTCCTGACAGGACCAGACAAGAATCTGACAACTGAACAG GTTAACAACCAGATTTTCCCGGTGTGGACATACTCCTACCTGTCGGTGCTGGTGCCGGTGTTCCTGCTCACCGACTGGCTGCGTTACAAGCCGGTGCTGGTGTTCCAGTCCGTTGCACTCTTGGTCACCACAGCGCTGTTGAAGTGGACAGGAAGTGTGCCAGCCATGCAGATCATGCAGTTCTTCTACGGGGTGGTGACTGCCAGTGAGGTGGCCTATTACTCCTACATCTACAG TGTGATCGATTTGAAGAGATACCGGAAGGCCACGTCTTACAGCCGCAGCGTTCAGCTCCTGGGATACACAACGGGCTCGGTGCTGGGCCAGCTGCTCGTCAGCTTCAACCTCATGTCCTACAACAACACCCTGGTGTTTACTTTGGTTCTCACTGGCATGGCTCTCTTCACCTCCTTCTTCCTGCCTATGCCACGTCACAGCATGTTCTTCCACCAAAAACACTCGGGGCAGACATCCGCCATGGAGGGCAAACAGGGGCACACAGTTGGATCTGCGGATGCAGCAGAAGGATCGGGCACAACCCTGAacgaaataaggaaggaaacgGAGACGGGAGAAACGGCAGATGAGGCGGAGAGAGAGTCAAATGTGGCAAGGCGTGACGGACGCGAGGGCACAAACACCTGCAGCCAAGTCATCCTGCAGCTGTGGAGGGACTTCCGCCAGTGTTACACCTCCAGGCAGCTGCTCTACTGGTCGCTGTGGTGGGCGATGGCCACGTGTGGATATAACCAGGTTGTCAATTATGTGCAG GTGTTGTGGGAACACGTGCAGCCTTCTCAGAACTTCAGCGTTTACAACGGCGGCGTGGAGGCAGCATCAAACCTTCTGA GTGCAGCGACAGCCTATGGCATAGGGTTCACGGAGGTGAGATGGGAGCACTGGGGGGAGCTGGCCTTGGGTGGTTTCTCTGGACTCGGGGCAGCTTCACTCTTTCTCATGACTTTTACCAACAACATCTGGGCCTGCTACAGCGGTTACACTGTGTTCAAGTGTCTGTACATGCTACTGATAACAATAGCCAT GTATCAGATTGCAGCTGACCTTTCAATGGAAAGATATGCGCTGGTTTTTGGGGTAAACAACTTTGGAGCGCTGGCTCTTCAGACAATTATCACTTCTGTTGTGGTAGACAGTGGAGGCCTGGGTCTCTCCATCATTCCTCAG TTCATCATATACTCGAGTTACTTCTCTGCCATCTCTGTGATTTTTTCAATTCGAGGACTTTTTAACATTTGGAAAACCCAGAGAAGCCGACCAGAGAGACAGTCAGACAAAAAAGACTCTCCAGTCAGTGAAGAACACAAATTCTGA
- the slc19a3b gene encoding solute carrier family 19 member 3b isoform X1 produces MSCFATLKSSGWVYPTTVLSLYGFFANCRVAEPFLTPYLIGPNKNISGDVVTNYLFPIWTYSYLAFLFPVFLLTDFLRYKPIIVVQGLFLVTNYILLCFAPGLPAMTFLQVNYAVVTSTEVAYFSYIYSVIPIENYQRATGYLRSAMLAGYTFGASLGQILVSLAGLDYFYINTITLGIVSIAFLISFWLPVPKRSMFFKREKALGVEAQKGGAHKDNSSEESVMDKDEAAPEEDKMERDDSVGCCSRKNLASAVRLLWKSFKESYSSRHLIYWSLWWALATAGYVQVFNYVQLMWDHIEPSATSSIYNGGVEAACSVVGAAAAFSVGYINVAWAVWGELALGLFSAVGAGAVFLMAFTSNIWACYAAYVIFKSCYMFLITITTFQIASNLSMECYALMFGINTFVALSLQTIITATVVDETALGLDIVTQFIVYGSYYAVISLLFLVRGLYTACVNQNSPEVDPGVEVICAERL; encoded by the exons atgagcTGCTTTGCCACGCTGAAATCATCTGGATGGGTTTATCCCACCACCGTCCTGTCACTCTATGGCTTTTTTGCCAACTGCAGAGTAGCAGAGCCCTTCTTGACACCATACTTAATTGGACCGAACAAGAACATCTCTGGAGATGTG GTTACAAATTACCTTTTTCCTATCTGGACATATTCCTACCTGGCCTTCCTATTCCCTGTTTTCCTCTTGACTGACTTCCTCAGATACAAACCTATTATTGTGGTACAGGGGCTTTTTCTTGTCACCAATTATATCCTACTCTGCTTTGCCCCAGGTCTCCCTGCAATGACTTTCCTCCAG GTCAACTATGCAGTTGTGACCTCCACAGAGGTGGCCTATTTCTCATATATTTACAGCGTGATTCCAATTGAAAACTACCAAAGAGCTACTGGTTACCTGCGCAGCGCCATGCTGGCTGGATACACATTTGGTGCCAGCCTGGGCCAGATACTTGTTTCTCTTGCAG GACTGGACTACTTCTACATCAATACTATAACCCTGGGGATTGTGAGCATAGCTTTTCTCATCTCTTTCTGGTTGCCTGTGCCCAAAAGAAGTATGTTCTTCAAAAGAGAAAAGGCTTTGGGCGTGGAGGCCCAGAAGGGGGGAGCACACAAAGACAACAGCTCAGAGGAGTCAGTGATGGATAAGGATGAAGCAGCCCCAGAGGAGGACAAGATGGAGCGTGATGACAGTGTCGGCTGCTGCAGCAGGAAAAACTTGGCCTCTGCTGTCCGTCTGCTTTGGAAGAGCTTTAAAGAGTCCTACTCTTCCAG GCATTTAATCTACTGGTCCTTGTGGTGGGCTCTGGCAACAGCCGGCTACGTGCAGGTCTTTAACTACGTCCAGCTCATGTGGGACCACATAGAGCCATCGGCCACATCATCGATCTACAATGGAGGAGTCGAGGCTGCATGCTCTGTTGTCG GTGCTGCAGCAGCCTTCTCAGTGGGCTACATTAATGTGGCCTGGGCTGTGTGGGGAGAGCTGGCTTTAGGGCTGTTCTCGGCTGTCGGGGCAGGTGCTGTGTTTCTGATGGCTTTCACCAGCAATATCTGGGCATGCTATGCTGCATATGTGATATTCAAATCGTGCTACATGTTTCTCATCACCATCACAAC atttcaGATTGCTTCTAACCTTTCCATGGAGTGCTATGCTCTGATGTTTGGGATCAATACTTTTGTAGCCCTCTCACTGCAGACCATCATTACAGCCACCGTTGTTGATGAAACCGCTCTGGGGCTGGACATTGTGACACAG TTCATCGTTTACGGCAGCTACTATGCTGTCATCTCCCTGCTCTTCCTGGTACGAGGGCTCTACACTGCCTGTGTGAACCAGAACAGTCCTGAAGTGGATCCCGGCGTGGAGGTGATCTGTGCTGAACGTCTCTGA
- the slc19a3b gene encoding solute carrier family 19 member 3b isoform X2, whose amino-acid sequence MGLSHHRPVTLWLFCQLQSSRALLDTILNWTEQEHLWRCGLPAMTFLQVNYAVVTSTEVAYFSYIYSVIPIENYQRATGYLRSAMLAGYTFGASLGQILVSLAGLDYFYINTITLGIVSIAFLISFWLPVPKRSMFFKREKALGVEAQKGGAHKDNSSEESVMDKDEAAPEEDKMERDDSVGCCSRKNLASAVRLLWKSFKESYSSRHLIYWSLWWALATAGYVQVFNYVQLMWDHIEPSATSSIYNGGVEAACSVVGAAAAFSVGYINVAWAVWGELALGLFSAVGAGAVFLMAFTSNIWACYAAYVIFKSCYMFLITITTFQIASNLSMECYALMFGINTFVALSLQTIITATVVDETALGLDIVTQFIVYGSYYAVISLLFLVRGLYTACVNQNSPEVDPGVEVICAERL is encoded by the exons ATGGGTTTATCCCACCACCGTCCTGTCACTCTATGGCTTTTTTGCCAACTGCAGAGTAGCAGAGCCCTTCTTGACACCATACTTAATTGGACCGAACAAGAACATCTCTGGAGATGTG GTCTCCCTGCAATGACTTTCCTCCAG GTCAACTATGCAGTTGTGACCTCCACAGAGGTGGCCTATTTCTCATATATTTACAGCGTGATTCCAATTGAAAACTACCAAAGAGCTACTGGTTACCTGCGCAGCGCCATGCTGGCTGGATACACATTTGGTGCCAGCCTGGGCCAGATACTTGTTTCTCTTGCAG GACTGGACTACTTCTACATCAATACTATAACCCTGGGGATTGTGAGCATAGCTTTTCTCATCTCTTTCTGGTTGCCTGTGCCCAAAAGAAGTATGTTCTTCAAAAGAGAAAAGGCTTTGGGCGTGGAGGCCCAGAAGGGGGGAGCACACAAAGACAACAGCTCAGAGGAGTCAGTGATGGATAAGGATGAAGCAGCCCCAGAGGAGGACAAGATGGAGCGTGATGACAGTGTCGGCTGCTGCAGCAGGAAAAACTTGGCCTCTGCTGTCCGTCTGCTTTGGAAGAGCTTTAAAGAGTCCTACTCTTCCAG GCATTTAATCTACTGGTCCTTGTGGTGGGCTCTGGCAACAGCCGGCTACGTGCAGGTCTTTAACTACGTCCAGCTCATGTGGGACCACATAGAGCCATCGGCCACATCATCGATCTACAATGGAGGAGTCGAGGCTGCATGCTCTGTTGTCG GTGCTGCAGCAGCCTTCTCAGTGGGCTACATTAATGTGGCCTGGGCTGTGTGGGGAGAGCTGGCTTTAGGGCTGTTCTCGGCTGTCGGGGCAGGTGCTGTGTTTCTGATGGCTTTCACCAGCAATATCTGGGCATGCTATGCTGCATATGTGATATTCAAATCGTGCTACATGTTTCTCATCACCATCACAAC atttcaGATTGCTTCTAACCTTTCCATGGAGTGCTATGCTCTGATGTTTGGGATCAATACTTTTGTAGCCCTCTCACTGCAGACCATCATTACAGCCACCGTTGTTGATGAAACCGCTCTGGGGCTGGACATTGTGACACAG TTCATCGTTTACGGCAGCTACTATGCTGTCATCTCCCTGCTCTTCCTGGTACGAGGGCTCTACACTGCCTGTGTGAACCAGAACAGTCCTGAAGTGGATCCCGGCGTGGAGGTGATCTGTGCTGAACGTCTCTGA